One Acidimicrobiia bacterium genomic window, ATTTCGAATACTTGTTCGGAGTCTCTTTCGGGAAAGCCGACCCCGTTGTCCGAAAAGACGATTACGTGGTCGCCACCGAGGTCTGGCTCGGCTCGTGAGGTCACGGTGAGCACGCCAGAAACGTCCCGGCGACGGAACTTCACGGCATTACTCACCAGGTTCTGAAACAACTGTTCGATGGCGACCGCATCAACCGATACGGTCGGATAGGTGCCTCCTACGCGGATCTCATAGCCTGCTTCTTCCAGATCATGAGCGCACTGCGTGCAGACTCGCTGGAGAAGCTGTCGCAGATTGGCCGGCTTCACGGCATCGAGTCCCTCGTCAACCCTGGCGAACTGGAGAAGGCTGTCGACGATTTCTTCCATCTGGCTCCCCGAAGTATGTATCCGGTGAACAAACCCGCGTGAAGATTCACTCAGGGTTGGGTCGTTGTCGAGAAGTTGGGCAAACATCCGAACCCGACGTGCCGGAGCCTTCAGGTCGTGTGCAGCCATCGAGGCGAATTGGTCGAGTTGTCGGTTGCTGTCTTCGAGTTGGCGGTTCAGTCGGGCGAGTTGATAGGCGGCGGCCGAGTTGTCGGCCACATCGCCAAGCAGGAGCCACGTCACGTGTTGTTGGCGAGGTTCGTTGAAGACGCGATGCCCGGAAATGTGCACCAACCGACTGCCTGGCGAACCGTGGACGGTGGCGTCATAGCTTTCGACGGTGCCGGTTGACCGAATCGAGTCGACCAGTCGATCCAGCTCGTCACCGCGCAGGATATCGGAATCGAATACATTCCAGGTTGGGTCGAGGCAAGCCGGGCCGAGAATCTTCACCGCAGCCGGGTTGGTGTCAAGGCAGGTCCCGTGATCGTCGACAAGTAGGGCGGCCACGGGCATCGCCTCGAAGAGTTGATGATAGGCGTTTGTATCGATCGCGCTCATCAGGCCTTTCATGTTGTACGGCGCCCGGAGGGCCGCGCTATTGTAAACGGGCCGCCATCGCCGCCTCGATCTCCCGGTCAAGAAGTCTGGAGTCGATATCGGCCTTTGAGATGATCGTGTGCACACCCACGGCCAGGGCGGCCGACGCGATATCGCTTGCGGGAACTCCGCTAATCACGATGAAGGTAAGGTCCGAATACTCGGATCGGGCCCGGCCGACGAATTCCAGACCGTTCATCCCTGGCATGTCGAAGTCGACCAAACATATATCCGGCAGTCCTTGGCTGAGAGCGTCAAGTGCCTTGAACCCGTCCGTAGCCTGGGTCACCTGGTAGTCGCCTGCCTGGTTGAGTAGGGCGGAAAGGATCATCAGGTCGGTCGGTGAATCATCGACGATGAGCACCTTGACGAAACTCACACCCACACCTTCCGTTCCTCAACTGGCTCCAAGTAAAACGTTAGTACGCAAGGTTTAGGACCGTATATCGGGAACCACAGTCTGACGCCCAGTGGTACTCATGATCGATAGTGTGTCAAGTTTTGGCGGACTTTGTCCGATATCTGCGAACATGACGGATTTGGCAGTGGCGGCTCGGGCGAAGCGATTGAACCTCAGCATTCGGGGTGGCGTCGCGGTGATCGTCACCCAACCTACCGCGACAACCTGGGCCGTTTCCACCCTGGCATCCGCCACCGAACTGGCGAACAGGGAGCATCCCCGCACCGCTCATGCCGCGTTGCCGGCCGTTGGTGTCCAAACACTATCTATGCAAACTCTGCCAATCGGCCGATCCTCGTCGGGCGCGGTCACTGGCCCATCCGGCTGGAGGTCTTGATGAACAAGCTGCAACTCTTTGACGCGAACGAGGCCCGTCGCGCGACGATTACCCCCCAGGTGATCCGAGACCTTGCCTCGTACGTGCAGGGCATCGACGCC contains:
- a CDS encoding response regulator, giving the protein MSFVKVLIVDDSPTDLMILSALLNQAGDYQVTQATDGFKALDALSQGLPDICLVDFDMPGMNGLEFVGRARSEYSDLTFIVISGVPASDIASAALAVGVHTIISKADIDSRLLDREIEAAMAARLQ
- a CDS encoding PAS domain-containing sensor histidine kinase — translated: MSAIDTNAYHQLFEAMPVAALLVDDHGTCLDTNPAAVKILGPACLDPTWNVFDSDILRGDELDRLVDSIRSTGTVESYDATVHGSPGSRLVHISGHRVFNEPRQQHVTWLLLGDVADNSAAAYQLARLNRQLEDSNRQLDQFASMAAHDLKAPARRVRMFAQLLDNDPTLSESSRGFVHRIHTSGSQMEEIVDSLLQFARVDEGLDAVKPANLRQLLQRVCTQCAHDLEEAGYEIRVGGTYPTVSVDAVAIEQLFQNLVSNAVKFRRRDVSGVLTVTSRAEPDLGGDHVIVFSDNGVGFPERDSEQVFEMLYRAHNKSEFEGNGIGLAICRRVCRAHGWVITAQSPGEYGASFRIVIPKSDLDDYHRR